The proteins below are encoded in one region of Bacteroidota bacterium:
- a CDS encoding cytochrome B encodes MKKVYLYKGFERFWHWTQTVLVLALMLTGFEIHSSFNLFGYETAVQWHNYAAWAFIVLIIFAFFWHISTEQWRNYIPTKKNLKAQMDYYLTGIFRNAPHPTRKRTLSKLNPLQRIIYLGLIVLVLPIMVVSGLFYMFFHYPSSGFEIATLKPIALIHTLGAFVLVSFLIVHLYLITTGHTVFSNLKAMVTGWEEMDDDEVKDIVEEAIEEAGKNIKSAKNDLSSKKVKDVMAEALGDTEKKVKDEQLESQKPKNKKQL; translated from the coding sequence ATGAAGAAAGTATATTTATATAAAGGATTCGAAAGGTTCTGGCATTGGACACAAACAGTTTTGGTTCTTGCACTTATGTTAACCGGTTTCGAAATTCATAGCTCCTTCAATTTGTTTGGTTATGAAACGGCAGTTCAATGGCATAATTATGCTGCATGGGCATTTATTGTTCTTATTATTTTTGCCTTCTTTTGGCATATTTCTACCGAGCAATGGAGGAATTATATACCCACAAAAAAGAATTTGAAAGCACAAATGGATTATTATTTAACTGGAATATTCAGAAATGCGCCCCATCCAACCCGAAAAAGAACACTAAGCAAATTGAACCCATTACAAAGAATTATTTATTTGGGTTTGATTGTTCTTGTTTTACCGATAATGGTAGTTTCAGGCCTATTTTACATGTTTTTTCACTACCCATCTTCAGGCTTTGAGATTGCTACATTGAAACCAATTGCCTTAATTCATACATTAGGAGCTTTTGTACTTGTTTCTTTTTTAATTGTTCATCTGTACTTAATTACAACAGGACATACTGTTTTTTCAAATTTGAAAGCCATGGTTACAGGATGGGAAGAAATGGATGATGATGAAGTAAAAGATATTGTTGAGGAAGCAATAGAAGAGGCTGGCAAGAATATCAAATCAGCAAAAAATGATTTGTCTTCAAAAAAAGTTAAAGATGTGATGGCCGAAGCTCTTGGGGATACTGAGAAAAAAGTAAAGGATGAACAATTGGAAAGCCAGAAACCGAAAAATAAAAAACAACTATAG